A region of the Candidatus Eisenbacteria bacterium genome:
TCACGTCGTTGAGGCGCTCTGCGACCTCGTGTACCGACTTGCGGACGGTCTTCCCCTCTTCGCTCTGGGCACGGAGCAGCTGCTCCTGGTGAGCCACTTGGTAGCCGCGCTGATCTCGGAGCAGCGCGAAGCACCGCCGCAAGATCTTGGCCGCCAGTGCGCACGAGGCCTGCTTGTAGTGTTTGCCGCGCGCCGTCAGTCGCCGGTGGAACGCCCGTAGCTCGGGATCGTAGTGGCGGCTGATCTCGGCTGCGAGATAGGCGCAGCCACGCAGCACCGGATCACCGTGCTGGGTGAGCGGCTGGTTCGCCGTGTCGGTGCCGGCACTGCTCTTGAGGCGCGCGCACAGGCCCGAGAGTGCCACGACCTGATCCGCGTTCGTGAAGCGCCCGGGCTCACCGATGTAGGCCGTGATCGCCCCGGCCAGGTAGTCGCCCAGTCCGGGGACGCTGGTCAGCCGAGTATCGGGGTCGAGCTCGCCATAGAGCTCGGCGATCCGTTCCCGCAGCGCCTGCTGGCAGCGCTCCTCGGCTTCCAGCAAGTCGAGATCCTGGTTCACCAGCAGCTGCAAGTCGTCGTAGCACAGGTTGAGCTCGGGAGCATTTTCGATCACCTGCCACAGACGTTCGGCCCGTGGCGCGTCGAACTTGCCCAGGGCCCGCTTGCGCAGCAGCACGCTCAACCGCCGGCGCCCCAGTCGGCGGGCCTTGGCAGGGTCCAGATATCGTCGGCAGAACAGCAGCGACGCCCCGCAGTAGCGATCCCGGAACACCGCTTCGTACCCGGGATAGACCATCAGCACGCGGGTCATGATCCGCCGCTTGCGATTGGCCATCTGCCCCTTGAGCTGCCACGACTGGCGCACCAAGCGCCGCAGCATGTCCCACTTCGCGGCGCTCGCGGTCGCCGGCCGCAGTGCCGGATCGACCACCGGCAGTCGCGACAGCGCCTCGGCGTCGATCGCGTCGTTCTTGGTGTGGCGCCGGTAGAACGTCCGCAGCGCCGTGCTCTTGGAAGGCGACACCAGGTACACCAGCGCCCCAGCACGTTGCAGCGGATGCACCAGCTCGAGCCAGAAGCTCTGAGTCGCTTCGATCGTGTAGACCGCCTCGACCTCGTCCCCGGCCACCCGCTGCAGTCCCTGCTGCAACTCCACCATCGCCGCCTTGCCGCGGCCGATCCGGAACGACTTGCCCAATCGTTCGCCAGCGGCATTCGTAACCTGAACCTGGTGAAACGTCCCGCCTAGATCCACGCCCGCATAGACTCGTGGCTTCATCCCTGAACCTCCTGTCCTGGGCTCAGGGCGACTTCCCTGCACCGGCGCGGCGTGCCACACGCTAGTCTTCGACTCGAGGTCGTCCTCGCAGGCGCCTCCGTTCCCTCAATCGTGGCGAGTCGGCCGGGTCGGGTTACCCATCTGACTCTCGAGGTCGCACGCGGCGCCTCAAACGAACAATCGGTACCCCGAGCCCGGCCGACATATTGCCGCTTCGAACGGCCAGCAGAGAGTGAACGTACTAGCGAACCACGGTGACCTTGCGCACGCGCGGCCCGGTGGAGGTCTGGAGCGCGATCAGGTAAACGCCGGCCGGCGCCAGGGCGCCGGCATCGTCCCTCAGGTTCCACTGAACCGTGTGGAATCCGGGACCGAGGTCGGGATTGTCGAGCAAGGCGCGCACGCGCCGTCCTGCGAGGTCGACCACGGTGAGCCTCGCGGGACTGGATTCCGCGGTCTGGAAGCGAAGCGTGACGCCGAAGCGCGCAGGGTTCGGAAACGGCGGAGCCAGATCCACCGCCGCGGCTTCGAGCGACGGCAACGGAACGTCCACCGAGCTCGAGCCTCCGGCCCGCCACGCGTAGATGTCGGGTGTTCCCACGCCGCCACGCTCGTCGGACCACGCGACGAAGCAGCCCGCGCCATCGGCGAGCACGGCGGGCCGCATCTGGGCGTTCGTCGCGTCGCAGACCAGCGAGCCATTCGTCTCCCAGCCGTTCGCGGTGCCGCCCGACGATGTGACGCGCTTGGCGTAGATGTCGGCGGCGCCGGCTCCGGCGCGGGCGTCGGACCACGCCAGATACATGCCGTTGGCCGGATCCGGCACGACGATGGCGTCGAACTGGTCCCCGGTCGCGTTGCACATCACCGCCCCGTCGGCGTTCCACTGGACGGCTCCCGAGCCGTTGACGCGCTGAGCATAGATATCGCCCGCGCCGCCCCGGTAGTCGGTCCAGATCACGATCGCTCCACCGCCGCCGTCGGGCACGATGCCGGCGCTGTACTGCTCCGACAGGTCGGTGCACAACGGCACGCCGCCCACGGCCCATTGCCGGGCGCCCGAAGCGTTCAATCGCTGGGCGAAGACATCGGCGTTGAAATCGCGGTAATCGTCCCACGCCAGGATGGCTCCGCCGAATCCGTCGGGCACCAGACGCGGAGCGAGCTGCTCGTATCTAGCCGTGCATGCCGCGATTCCATTCGACGCCCAGAGCGAGGCGCCCAGCGCGCTCACTCGCTGTGCGTAGACGTCGGGATCGCCGTTCCGCGCATCCTGCCAGGCCACGAACACGCCTCCGGCTCCATCGCCGATCATCGACGGAAAGAACTGGTTGCCGGTCGCGATGCAGAGCGGAATTCCATTGGCGCCCCATTGCGGCGCCCCCGCCGCGCTGACGCGCTGGATGAAGAGGTCGGACGAGACGCCGTCGCGGTCGTCCTGCCACGCGATCGTCGCCCCGCTGGCATCGGCCATCAGGCTCGGGTAACCCTGCGAGCGCGCGAGCGCGCACACGGCGAGCCCGTTGGACGGCCAGCCGCTCGCGATCGCGGCGCTTCCGGTGATGCGCTGGATGTAGACGTCGGATTCCCCGCCCGGCACGCGATAGTCCTCCCACGCCATGTAGAAGCCTCCCGCCCCGTCCGGCGCCATCACCGCGAGCTTCTGATCGCCGCTCGCGGTGCAGACCGCGTAGCCGTCGGCAGGCCAGCCGGGGGCGACGGAGCCGCTTGCGTTCAGACGCAGCACGTAGAGATCGCTGGTGCCGGTGCGGTCGTCCTGCCAGGCGACGAACATGCCGTCGCTGCCGTCCGCGATGAGGAGCGTGTTGGCCTGGTCGCCGGCGGCGCTGCACACGACGTTGCCGTTGGCGCTCCACGCCGCGAGAGCGGGACGATGCGCGAGAATGGCGAGCGCGAGCACGAGGCTCGGCGCGAGGCGAATGCGAGCGAACAACGGGCGGCCCTCCGGTGAGCTGACGGCTCCGAAGGGCGGGGGGGCGGAGCGAACGCGGATGATTTTACCGGCTCGTGCAACGAGAGGCACGAGATTCGTCGTCAATTCTGTCGCGCAAAGTGCAACGGGATTGCCGAATGCGCGATGCGATCCAGCGCCGGTTCAGCCCCGCCGCGCGGCGCGCAGACTCTGCGGCGTGATCGGGAGGCGGCGGACGCGAATCCCGGTGGCGTCGAACACGGCATTGGCGACCGCCGGCGCCACCATCGGCACCGCATGCTCGCCGAAGCCGCCGGGCTTGGCCTGGCTGGATACCAGGTGAATCTCCGTCACCGGCATCTGGTTCATGCGGATCACCGGAAAATCGGCGTAGCCTCCCGGAACGGCGCGCCCCTGCTTGAACGCGACCGCCCCTCCGAGCGTGTAGGAGAGGCCCCAGGTGATGCCGCTCTCCGCCTGCCCCTGCACGCCGAGCGGATTCAGCACCAGGCCGCAGTCCACCGCGCACACCATGCGGTGGACACGCAGATCGGAGAGGTCCTTCGCGACGCTGACCTCGGCCACCTGCGCGATGTAGCTGCCGCCGTGATACACGCTGGCCGCGATGCCGCGCCCGCGCAGCCGGTCGCTCGCGGCCAGCGGCCGATCCCATCCCGCGCGCTCGGCGGCAAGCCGATGCACGTGCGCCAGACGGCTCGGGTCGACGGGATGAGAACCAATCTCGCGCACGCCGCCGGTCAGCAGGTCGAGACGAAAGCGGAGCGGATCCACGCCGGCCAGCCGCGCCAGCTCGTCGATGAACGACTCACGGCCCCACACGGTCGGCGGATACTCCACCGCGCGCCAAGGCCCGTACGGCACCGGGCTCGGCACGTCGGCGGTCAAGGCGTGCAGGTTCGCGATGTCGTAGGGATTGTCGAAGGCGCCCCACGGACTCTGGTCGGACTCGTAGGCGTCCGCCGCCTTGGGAGTGGCCGGTCGTGGGCCGTAGAGATCGCGCCCTTCATGGATGTCGTAGATGGTCAGATCGCTCGACGTGGAGCGGTGGACGAGCGCGACCAGCCTGCCCTGGGCGTCGAGGCCGCCGCTCAGTCGCTGCGCGGTGCAAGGCTCGAAGAAACCGGATCGCATGTCGTCCTCCCGCGTCCACACGACCTGCACCGGACGGCGGAGGGCCTTGGAGATCTCCGCGGCTTCGGCGAGATAGTCGGCGAACAGACGGCGGCCGAAACCGCCACCCAGCAAGGTGGCGTGGATGCGGATTTGCTCCTTCGGGAGACCGGTGACCTTGACGGCCTGGGCCATGGAACGCACCTGGGACTGCGTCGGCACCCAGAACTCGGCGCGGTCGGCGCGAACGTCCGCTGTGCAGTTCATCGGCTCGAGCGGCGCGTGCGCCTGGAAAGGGAACACGTAGCTGGCTTCGTGGCGCCGGGCCGCCGACGCGAGCGCCGCTTCGGCATCACCTTGCTTGCGCACGCGGAACGAAGCCCGTGCGAGCCACCCATCGAGCGCTTTCTCGAAATGGTCCGAGTCGAACTCGCGATGCTCACCCAGATCCCAGTCGATGTGGAGCGCCGAGCGCGCCCGCATGGCGGCCCAGGTGCTGGTGCCCACCACGGCCACCCCATGCTGGATGCCCGTCCGCACGGGCATGACCGCGATCACACCTGGAGCGCCGCGGGCCGCGGCGTCGTCGATGGTCCGGATTCGCGCTCCCAGCACCGGCGCCCGCTCGATGCTGGCGAACACCATGTTGGGCACGCGAACGTCCATGCCGTACTGCGCTCGCCCGGTCACGATGTCCGGACCGTCGATGCGCTTGACCGGCGTGCCGAGCAGCTTGAAGGAGGCGGGGTCCTTGAGCCGTGGATTCTCCGGCACGGGCATCTTCGCCGCATCCGTGACGAGCTGGCCGAAGCGCAGGCGCCTCCGGCTCGCGGCATGCACGACCGATCCGGCCTCCGCGCGGCACTCGGCGGCCGGCACGCGCCACCGCTGCGCGGCCGCCGCGATCAGCATTTCGCGCGCCGTCGCGCCGGTTCGGCGCATCGCCTCGAACGTGCTCGTACTGCTGCCGCTCCCGCTGGTGTGGAGACGGATCTTGTCGAACTCGGGCCCGGTCACGGCCTGCTCGATCCGCACCCGACTCCAATCGGCTTCGAGCTCTTCGGCCACCATCATCGGAAGCAAGGTGCGAACGCCCTGTCCCATCTCGTGGCGGACCACGATCACGGTGATCCGGTCGTCCGGAGTGATTCGCAGGAAGGCATTCGGCTGCCACTCGCCATCCGGAGTCTGCCCATTCGCCAGCTCCGGGACGAAGGTGGCGAGCACCAGGCCCGACCCCGCGAACGCTGCGCGCTGCAGGAACTCCCGGCGAGTGATCGTCACCGTGCGCCTGCGCGGCCCGCGGCGCGCCGGATGGCTTCACGCATGCGGTTGTACGTGCCGCAGCGGCAGACCAGGTCGGACATCGCCGCGTCGATCTCGGCGTCGGAGGGGGCCGGGTTCTCCGCCAGCAATGCGGCGGCCGCCATGATCATTCCGGGCTGGCAGTAGCCGCACTGCGAGACGTCGAGATCGAGCCACGCCTGCTGGCAGCGATGCAGCGCTCTCGAGCCGAGCCCCTCGATGGTGGTGAACCGTTTGCCGGCCGCGGCGGCGATCGAGATCTGGCAGGAGCGCACCGCCTGTCCCGACTCGTGCACGGTGCAGGCGCCGCAGACGCCCTGGCCGCATCCGTACTTGGTGCCGGTGAGCCCCAGCGCGTCACGCAGCACCCAGAGCAAAGGGGTGTCCGGCCCGGACTCGACGGTATGAGAACGTCCGTTGATGGTCAGCGCATAGCTCGGCACGCGTTCCTCGCTGCGGAACCGGCATGCTCGAACCGCTCCGCGCCGCCCTCAATCCCTTGCCGACGAGGGACGTGATTTCGAGGACGAGTGCTGGTCAGCGCTCGGCGATCTCCATCAGCCCTCGCTCGGCCGCTTCGCGCACCGCGCTGACCAGCCGGTCGCCGCCATAGGGCTTGGGCAGGAAGACGGCCACCTTGCCGGAGGCCGCGAGCTGCGGCATGTCGGCGCGGTATCCGCTGGCCGCGATCACGCGAGCCGTCGGATCGAGCCCCAGGATCTCGTCGAGCAAGGCACCTCCCGAGGTCCCGGGCACCCACAGATCCAGAACGACGGCACGAATGGACTGTCCCTCGCCGTGCACGAAGGTCAGCGCCTCGTGTCCATCTCCGGTGACGAGCACTCGGTATCCCGCCTGGCTCAGGCTCTGCTCGGCGAGCTCGCGAAGCGAGGATTCACCTTCGACCACCAGCACCGTGTCGGGCTCGGGCGCCGGGGCTTCGACCTCGGGAAGCGGAGGCCCTCCGATCGGGAACGCCGTGACCTCCATGGCCGCATCGAGGCCCGTATCGCGTGACGGCTCTTCCTGGACCCGAAGCCGGGCGGGGAGTGAAGCGTCCGGCAAAGGCGCCGCGCTCGGCACCATCGGGCCTCCGGGCTGCTCGACCACCGCGATCACCGCGTCGAAGGTGTCGGAGCGCCACAGGCTCACCGGCACGGCGCCGGCGCGGAGCTCGACCACCGCGTCGTCGCGCCGCACGCGCAGATCGTCCACTTCGGCCGGTTGCCCGGTGCGCAGCGCGGTGGGGATGGGAAGCTGCTCGAGAGGATAGGGCGAGCCGTCCCTGCGCTCGCAGCGCATCGTCGAGAGCAGGCTGAGGATGTCGCGCGTCGCATCCATCGGGATTCCGAACAGCTCTTTCCAGCGAGCGTTCACGTACACCGGGCGACCGTCATCGCGGCGCACCACCATGACGCCGACCGGCAGGCAGCGCAGCACGAGCTCGTGGCGGTGCTTGGCCTCGAGCAGCTCTTCCTCGTGTGACTGGAGCCGCTCGGCCATGGCGTCGAACGCCCGTGCGATCGGCTTCAGGGCGCCGTGTCTCATGCCGGTGCGCGCGCCGCGCTCACCGAGATCGAAGCGATCGATCGCTTTGGCGACGCGCGCCACCGAGCGGCCGAGCGAGAGCCAGGTGACGAGCGCGGCGGCCAGCACCAGTGCGAGGAGCCCGATCGCGATGATGCCGTTGGCCCGCAGCGCGCGGCTTCGTGCCGACGCCATGGCGCTCGAGAAGTCGAATCGAGCGAGCACGAATCCCGCACCCGGCGCCGGAAGCGGCGGTCCTATCAGGCTGGCGTCCGGAGGCCCGTGCTCGAGCCGGATGGGGAGCGCCGCCACGAGGATGGGGCCGTCCATGTCGAGCCGCGGGCCATCCCCGCCGGCCCGACCCGCGAGCTGGAACGCCGGGGCGAGCGCGGCCGCTTCGACGTCGGGCCCGCGCGCCGGGTTCGACGCCATCAGGTGCCCTTGCACGTCGGTGACGGCCGCGGCGCGTGCTCCGGGGACCTGCAGCAGCGGCTGAAGCGCGTCCCCGAGCGCAGCCTCGCGTCCGGTGGCGTACGCGCGCTCGATCTTCGGGACGGCCTCGAGCAATGCCACGCGGGCCGTCTCTTGCGCGCGCGCCTCGACCGGCTTCTCGGCGCGGTCGAGATCGAACGACGTCTTGAGCGCGAGCAGGCCTCCGCCCACCACCAACAGGGTCAGGCACAGCCGGATTTGCAGCGAGGTCATCGCGGAACCGCCTCCTTTCGGTTTCGCTCCCCGGGCGGGGCTTTCAGTAGTCCCAGCGGGCCGTGAAGTGCGACGGCCAGCGGCCTTCTCCGAGTCTCGATCCGCTCGCGCGGGCGATCGACGAGAAGATCGTGAGTTCGGGAGTCACGTTTCCGTCGATCGATTGCATGGCCTCTTCCAGCACCGACAGGCGCCGGCGGATCTCGCGTGGCGTCACCGTCGCCGCCTGGCGCCGCAGCTCCGCCTCGCGGTCGCCGTGCGCCAGCGCCTCGGCCGGCATCTCCGCCTGCACACGCAGGACATCCCGCAGCCACAGCTGGTGGAACTCGAACATCCGCTTCAGCGATTCACGGCCCGTCTTGCCGTAGTTCATGAAACCCTGCGCCGCTCTCCATAGGCGGGTGGCGTCTCCGCGCAGCGCGGGCTGGAGCAGAGCCATGGCCTCCTCCCGGACCGCCTGCGCATCGGTGTCGCGCAGGCTCAGGGCGCGGGCCAGGCTCCCACCCGAGAGCGCCGCGAGCAGGCGAGCCTCCGACCTGGGCACGTTGGCCCGCGTCTCGAGGAACGAGCGAAGGCGCGCTTCGCTGAGCGGGGCCAGCCGGACTTTCTGGCAGCGAGAGCGGATGGTGGCGGGAAGCCTGGGCGGACGTGCGGTGGTCAGGACCCACACCGTGGAGGCGCCGGGCTCCTCGAGCGCCTTGAGCAGGGCGGAGTACTGGTCCTCTCGCATCCGGTCGGCGTCCCGCACCACGACCACGCGCCGCGCCGCTTCGTAGGGCGCGTAGGACAGCTCGCGCAGCAGCTCACGCGTCATCGACAGCCGGATCGAGGCGGCCTTCTCGTAGACGAAGACGAAGAGTGGGTCCTCGCGCACGCCCTGGACGATCTGGGCAATGGTCTCTTCGAGCTGGCGCTCCTCGCCGGAAACCGGAAACAGGAACTTGAGATCGGGATGCTGGAGCGATGCCGTCTTGTGGCAGGCGCCGCACTGGTTGCACGCATCCCCCGTGCTGGCGTCCATGGGGCTTCCATCGCTCGCCGCTCGGGCGCCCGGCGACCGCTCACACAGCAGGGCGCGCGCGAACGCCAGCGCCGCGGTCCCCTTGCCGACCCCGGACGGCCCCTGGAACAGGTACGCGGTCGAAGGCCTTCCTTGCTTCACCACGCTGGTCAGGAACGACGCGACGGCTTCCTGACCGAGCAGATCACCGAGTCGAACGATCGCCACGCGCGCAGCATACATGGCGGAGCCGTTCCACGCAGCGATTCATGATGGCGCAAGGTGGCGAGGGCTTCCGGGCGATGGCAGGATGCGGCGAATGTTTCCCCGGGCCGTGTGGCTGCTGTTCATCGGCACGCTGATCAACCGCTTCGGCGGCTTCGTGCTGGTGTTCCTGATCCTCTACCTCACCCGGGGAGGCTACTCCGCGGCGCAGGCAGGCCTGGCCGTCGGCGCCTACGGCGTGGGCGCGATCGCCGCGTCGCTCATCGGCGGGTTCCTGGCCGACCGGATCGGACGCCGGGGGACGATTGCGCTGTCCATGCTCTCGGCGGCCGTCGCCATCCTGGCGCTCGAGCGCGCCAGGAGCTTTGGCGCGATCGTGGCGCTCGTCGCACTCACCGGTCTCACGGCCGAGGCGTATCGGCCGGCGGCGAGCGCGATGCTCGGGGACCTGGTCGAGCCCGCCCGGCGAGTCACTGCGTTCGCGTGGTATCGGCTGTCGATCAATCTCGGCGCCGCGCTCGGCCCGCTGCTCGGCGGGTGGCTCGCCCAGCACTCGTTTCGCTGGCTCTTCTGGGGCGATGCCCTGTCGTGCGCGATCTACGGCGTGCTGGCGCTGGCGCTCCTGCCGGAGACCCGGCCGGTGGTCAGGCCGCCGGCGTTCGAGGCCGAATCGTCGATCGCGATTCGCGCGGAGCCGAGCGGCGGGCGCACATGGCTGCGCGATCCCTGGATGATGCGCTTCCTGATCGCCTCCACGCTCACCTCGATCGTCTACGCGCAGATGCACTCGACGTTCGCGCTCCAGGTGACGGCCCGCGGACTGAGCGACGCCACGTACGGGGTGCTGATCGGGCTCAACGGACTCGTGGTGCTGGCGCTCGAGCTCCCGATCGCCTCGATCACCCAGAGACTTCCCAAGCCGCCGGTGATCGCGTTCGCGTTCGTGATGCTGGGCATCGGCTTCGGTCTGACCGGGGTCGCCGCGACGGCATGGCTGCTCGCTGGGACGGTGGTGATCTGGACACTCGGTGAGATCGTCGGCGCGCCCGTGGCGTCGGCCTACGTCACCGAGCTGGCGCCGCCTGCGCAGCGCGGACGCTACCAGGGCGCCTGGAGCATGACGTTCGCGATTGGATACGTGCTCGGGCCCGCCCTGGGTGCGAGCTTGTTTGGATGGCGGCCCGCGACGTTGTGGACGGCTTGCTTCGGGGCCTGCGTGGTTGCGGCGATGCTGGTGGCGACGTCGCCGAAGCGTGCGCAGCCGGGTCCGTGACCCGTTCGTGAAGCAGAACCGCCCAGGGGGAAGCCGACCCCCTGGCCTCTACCGCAACCAGGTCTGCGGGTTCAGCGCCGTGCCGCCGCGGCGGACCTCGAAGTGCAGGATCGGTCCCTTGAGGGAGCCGGTGTCGCCGGACCGTGCGATCACCTGGCCGGACGAGACCTCCTGGCCGACCGACACCGAGATGTCG
Encoded here:
- a CDS encoding (2Fe-2S)-binding protein, which codes for MPSYALTINGRSHTVESGPDTPLLWVLRDALGLTGTKYGCGQGVCGACTVHESGQAVRSCQISIAAAAGKRFTTIEGLGSRALHRCQQAWLDLDVSQCGYCQPGMIMAAAALLAENPAPSDAEIDAAMSDLVCRCGTYNRMREAIRRAAGRAGAR
- a CDS encoding T9SS type A sorting domain-containing protein, with protein sequence MFARIRLAPSLVLALAILAHRPALAAWSANGNVVCSAAGDQANTLLIADGSDGMFVAWQDDRTGTSDLYVLRLNASGSVAPGWPADGYAVCTASGDQKLAVMAPDGAGGFYMAWEDYRVPGGESDVYIQRITGSAAIASGWPSNGLAVCALARSQGYPSLMADASGATIAWQDDRDGVSSDLFIQRVSAAGAPQWGANGIPLCIATGNQFFPSMIGDGAGGVFVAWQDARNGDPDVYAQRVSALGASLWASNGIAACTARYEQLAPRLVPDGFGGAILAWDDYRDFNADVFAQRLNASGARQWAVGGVPLCTDLSEQYSAGIVPDGGGGAIVIWTDYRGGAGDIYAQRVNGSGAVQWNADGAVMCNATGDQFDAIVVPDPANGMYLAWSDARAGAGAADIYAKRVTSSGGTANGWETNGSLVCDATNAQMRPAVLADGAGCFVAWSDERGGVGTPDIYAWRAGGSSSVDVPLPSLEAAAVDLAPPFPNPARFGVTLRFQTAESSPARLTVVDLAGRRVRALLDNPDLGPGFHTVQWNLRDDAGALAPAGVYLIALQTSTGPRVRKVTVVR
- a CDS encoding MFS transporter → MFPRAVWLLFIGTLINRFGGFVLVFLILYLTRGGYSAAQAGLAVGAYGVGAIAASLIGGFLADRIGRRGTIALSMLSAAVAILALERARSFGAIVALVALTGLTAEAYRPAASAMLGDLVEPARRVTAFAWYRLSINLGAALGPLLGGWLAQHSFRWLFWGDALSCAIYGVLALALLPETRPVVRPPAFEAESSIAIRAEPSGGRTWLRDPWMMRFLIASTLTSIVYAQMHSTFALQVTARGLSDATYGVLIGLNGLVVLALELPIASITQRLPKPPVIAFAFVMLGIGFGLTGVAATAWLLAGTVVIWTLGEIVGAPVASAYVTELAPPAQRGRYQGAWSMTFAIGYVLGPALGASLFGWRPATLWTACFGACVVAAMLVATSPKRAQPGP
- a CDS encoding molybdopterin cofactor-binding domain-containing protein — its product is MTITRREFLQRAAFAGSGLVLATFVPELANGQTPDGEWQPNAFLRITPDDRITVIVVRHEMGQGVRTLLPMMVAEELEADWSRVRIEQAVTGPEFDKIRLHTSGSGSSTSTFEAMRRTGATAREMLIAAAAQRWRVPAAECRAEAGSVVHAASRRRLRFGQLVTDAAKMPVPENPRLKDPASFKLLGTPVKRIDGPDIVTGRAQYGMDVRVPNMVFASIERAPVLGARIRTIDDAAARGAPGVIAVMPVRTGIQHGVAVVGTSTWAAMRARSALHIDWDLGEHREFDSDHFEKALDGWLARASFRVRKQGDAEAALASAARRHEASYVFPFQAHAPLEPMNCTADVRADRAEFWVPTQSQVRSMAQAVKVTGLPKEQIRIHATLLGGGFGRRLFADYLAEAAEISKALRRPVQVVWTREDDMRSGFFEPCTAQRLSGGLDAQGRLVALVHRSTSSDLTIYDIHEGRDLYGPRPATPKAADAYESDQSPWGAFDNPYDIANLHALTADVPSPVPYGPWRAVEYPPTVWGRESFIDELARLAGVDPLRFRLDLLTGGVREIGSHPVDPSRLAHVHRLAAERAGWDRPLAASDRLRGRGIAASVYHGGSYIAQVAEVSVAKDLSDLRVHRMVCAVDCGLVLNPLGVQGQAESGITWGLSYTLGGAVAFKQGRAVPGGYADFPVIRMNQMPVTEIHLVSSQAKPGGFGEHAVPMVAPAVANAVFDATGIRVRRLPITPQSLRAARRG
- a CDS encoding response regulator → MTSLQIRLCLTLLVVGGGLLALKTSFDLDRAEKPVEARAQETARVALLEAVPKIERAYATGREAALGDALQPLLQVPGARAAAVTDVQGHLMASNPARGPDVEAAALAPAFQLAGRAGGDGPRLDMDGPILVAALPIRLEHGPPDASLIGPPLPAPGAGFVLARFDFSSAMASARSRALRANGIIAIGLLALVLAAALVTWLSLGRSVARVAKAIDRFDLGERGARTGMRHGALKPIARAFDAMAERLQSHEEELLEAKHRHELVLRCLPVGVMVVRRDDGRPVYVNARWKELFGIPMDATRDILSLLSTMRCERRDGSPYPLEQLPIPTALRTGQPAEVDDLRVRRDDAVVELRAGAVPVSLWRSDTFDAVIAVVEQPGGPMVPSAAPLPDASLPARLRVQEEPSRDTGLDAAMEVTAFPIGGPPLPEVEAPAPEPDTVLVVEGESSLRELAEQSLSQAGYRVLVTGDGHEALTFVHGEGQSIRAVVLDLWVPGTSGGALLDEILGLDPTARVIAASGYRADMPQLAASGKVAVFLPKPYGGDRLVSAVREAAERGLMEIAER
- a CDS encoding IS110 family transposase; the encoded protein is MKPRVYAGVDLGGTFHQVQVTNAAGERLGKSFRIGRGKAAMVELQQGLQRVAGDEVEAVYTIEATQSFWLELVHPLQRAGALVYLVSPSKSTALRTFYRRHTKNDAIDAEALSRLPVVDPALRPATASAAKWDMLRRLVRQSWQLKGQMANRKRRIMTRVLMVYPGYEAVFRDRYCGASLLFCRRYLDPAKARRLGRRRLSVLLRKRALGKFDAPRAERLWQVIENAPELNLCYDDLQLLVNQDLDLLEAEERCQQALRERIAELYGELDPDTRLTSVPGLGDYLAGAITAYIGEPGRFTNADQVVALSGLCARLKSSAGTDTANQPLTQHGDPVLRGCAYLAAEISRHYDPELRAFHRRLTARGKHYKQASCALAAKILRRCFALLRDQRGYQVAHQEQLLRAQSEEGKTVRKSVHEVAERLNDV
- a CDS encoding AAA family ATPase; this translates as MAIVRLGDLLGQEAVASFLTSVVKQGRPSTAYLFQGPSGVGKGTAALAFARALLCERSPGARAASDGSPMDASTGDACNQCGACHKTASLQHPDLKFLFPVSGEERQLEETIAQIVQGVREDPLFVFVYEKAASIRLSMTRELLRELSYAPYEAARRVVVVRDADRMREDQYSALLKALEEPGASTVWVLTTARPPRLPATIRSRCQKVRLAPLSEARLRSFLETRANVPRSEARLLAALSGGSLARALSLRDTDAQAVREEAMALLQPALRGDATRLWRAAQGFMNYGKTGRESLKRMFEFHQLWLRDVLRVQAEMPAEALAHGDREAELRRQAATVTPREIRRRLSVLEEAMQSIDGNVTPELTIFSSIARASGSRLGEGRWPSHFTARWDY